One region of Microbacterium sp. M28 genomic DNA includes:
- a CDS encoding MFS transporter yields MTASIPTTDVTLEEPRAGARGWWALIVLMLPVLLVSVDNTVLSFALPEIAIALAPSGAEQLWIIDVYPLVLAGLLVTMGALGDRFGRRRMLLIGATGFAAVSVLAAFAPTAGALIAARALLGFFGAMLMPSTLSLLRSIFRNRDQRRFAIAVWASAFSAGSALGPIVGGFLLEHFAWGSVFLIAVPVLIPLLIAAPLLVPESRDPNPGRIDPISIALSMATMIPIVYSIKSLAVDGPTWSAGAWAVLGIVMGVLFVRRQLRSKTPMLDMQLFRRGSFSGAILVNLLSVVALVGFLYFVSQHLQLVLGLSPMQAGFALVPGMAAMIVAGLAVVPVSRRVPPHVVVPAALVFSVIGYLLVAFSSADHGVLPLIVAFVVLGIGIGAAETISNELILSSAPAAKAGAASAVSETAYELGAVLGTAVLGGLITAFYRGSLVLPDGIPSEAADAARETLAGAYTEAHRLPAELGDALWDAAASAFGSGVTVTSLIGAGLVVVAGVIAAVTLRTTRRH; encoded by the coding sequence ATGACCGCGTCGATCCCGACGACAGACGTGACGCTGGAGGAGCCCCGCGCCGGTGCGCGCGGATGGTGGGCGCTCATCGTGCTCATGCTCCCCGTGCTGCTGGTGTCGGTGGACAACACCGTGCTCAGCTTCGCGCTGCCCGAGATCGCGATCGCCCTCGCGCCTTCCGGCGCCGAGCAGCTGTGGATCATCGACGTCTATCCGCTCGTGCTCGCGGGACTGCTCGTGACGATGGGTGCTCTCGGCGACCGATTCGGGCGTCGACGGATGCTGCTGATCGGGGCCACCGGCTTCGCCGCCGTCTCGGTGCTCGCCGCCTTCGCCCCCACCGCAGGGGCGCTCATCGCTGCCAGGGCCCTGCTCGGCTTCTTCGGCGCCATGCTCATGCCGTCGACGTTGTCGCTGCTGCGGTCGATCTTCCGCAACCGCGACCAGCGGCGCTTCGCAATCGCGGTGTGGGCATCGGCGTTCTCGGCCGGTTCGGCCCTCGGGCCGATCGTCGGTGGCTTCCTGCTCGAGCACTTCGCCTGGGGATCTGTCTTCCTCATCGCGGTTCCGGTGCTGATCCCGTTGCTGATCGCGGCTCCGCTGCTGGTGCCGGAGAGCCGTGACCCGAATCCCGGGCGGATCGACCCGATCAGCATCGCGCTGTCCATGGCGACCATGATCCCGATCGTCTATTCGATCAAGTCGCTCGCGGTGGACGGCCCGACGTGGAGCGCAGGTGCGTGGGCGGTGCTCGGCATCGTGATGGGAGTCCTGTTCGTGCGGCGCCAGCTGCGCAGCAAGACGCCGATGCTCGACATGCAGCTGTTCCGCCGCGGATCGTTCTCGGGCGCGATCCTGGTGAACCTGCTCAGCGTCGTGGCGCTGGTCGGCTTCCTCTACTTCGTCTCGCAGCATCTGCAGCTCGTGCTGGGGCTGTCCCCGATGCAGGCCGGCTTCGCGCTGGTGCCCGGCATGGCCGCGATGATCGTCGCGGGCCTCGCGGTCGTGCCGGTGTCGCGGCGCGTGCCGCCGCACGTCGTCGTCCCCGCGGCGCTGGTGTTCTCGGTCATCGGGTACCTCCTGGTCGCGTTCAGCTCGGCGGATCACGGCGTGCTGCCGCTCATCGTCGCGTTCGTCGTGCTCGGCATCGGCATCGGCGCCGCGGAGACGATCTCGAACGAGCTGATCCTCTCCAGCGCGCCGGCGGCCAAGGCGGGCGCTGCCAGCGCTGTTTCCGAGACCGCGTACGAACTCGGCGCGGTGCTCGGGACCGCGGTGCTCGGCGGGCTCATCACCGCGTTCTACCGCGGGTCGCTCGTGCTGCCTGACGGCATCCCGTCGGAGGCGGCGGACGCGGCGCGCGAGACGCTCGCGGGAGCGTACACCGAGGCACACCGGCTCCCGGCCGAGCTCGGTGATGCGCTGTGGGATGCCGCGGCATCCGCCTTCGGCTCCGGCGTGACCGTGACGTCTCTGATCGGTGCCGGTCTCGTGGTCGTCGCCGGTGTCATCGCGGCCGTCACACTGCGCACGACGCGTCGGCACTGA
- a CDS encoding 3-isopropylmalate dehydrogenase, whose amino-acid sequence MSRVVKLAVIPGDGIGPEVVAEAERVLDAATASSDVVFEKTRFSLGAARYLETGDTLTDDDLASIAAHDAILLGAVGGQPGDARLKDANIERGLLLKLRFTLDHYVNLRPSKLYAGAPGPLAEPGEIDFVVVREGTEGPYVGNGGSIRTGTPHEIANETSVNTAFGVERVVRYAFKLAERRSRRLTLVHKTNVLVHAGGIWQRVVNQVAQEHPEVVVDYLHVDAATIFLVTNPGRFDVIVTDNLFGDILTDLAGAVTGGIGLAASGNINPAGDFPSMFEPVHGSAPDIAGQQKADPTAAILSVALLLDHLGLRDESARISRAVEEDIAARTGSRTTSQTGDAIIARLQA is encoded by the coding sequence ATGTCGCGTGTCGTGAAGCTGGCCGTCATCCCCGGTGACGGCATCGGCCCCGAGGTCGTCGCAGAGGCGGAACGCGTCCTTGACGCAGCGACCGCGTCCAGTGACGTCGTCTTCGAGAAGACGCGCTTCTCACTCGGCGCCGCACGCTACCTGGAGACCGGTGACACGCTGACCGACGACGACCTGGCATCCATCGCCGCCCATGACGCCATCCTGCTCGGCGCCGTGGGCGGTCAGCCGGGCGATGCGCGGCTCAAGGACGCCAACATCGAGCGCGGCCTGTTGCTCAAGCTGCGCTTCACGCTCGACCACTACGTGAATCTGCGACCGTCGAAGCTCTACGCCGGCGCCCCCGGACCACTCGCCGAACCGGGGGAGATCGACTTCGTCGTCGTCCGCGAGGGCACCGAAGGGCCGTACGTGGGCAACGGCGGCTCCATCCGCACCGGAACGCCGCACGAGATCGCGAACGAGACCAGCGTCAACACGGCGTTCGGCGTCGAGCGCGTCGTGCGATACGCGTTCAAGCTCGCCGAGCGCCGGAGCCGCAGGCTCACCCTCGTGCACAAGACGAACGTGCTCGTGCACGCCGGTGGCATCTGGCAGCGCGTCGTGAACCAGGTGGCGCAGGAGCACCCGGAAGTCGTCGTAGACTACCTGCACGTCGATGCGGCCACCATCTTCCTGGTCACGAACCCCGGTCGTTTCGACGTGATCGTCACCGACAACCTCTTCGGCGACATCCTCACTGATCTGGCCGGCGCCGTCACCGGTGGCATCGGCCTCGCCGCCTCGGGGAACATCAACCCCGCAGGAGACTTCCCGTCGATGTTCGAGCCCGTCCACGGGTCCGCTCCCGACATCGCGGGTCAGCAGAAGGCCGATCCCACTGCAGCGATCCTCTCGGTCGCGCTCCTGCTCGATCACCTCGGGCTGCGCGACGAGTCCGCGCGCATCAGCCGCGCGGTCGAGGAGGACATCGCCGCACGGACGGGATCGCGCACCACCAGCCAGACGGGCGACGCGATCATCGCACGGCTTCAGGCGTAG
- a CDS encoding branched-chain amino acid aminotransferase: MTPTETELAPLEFSVTRNLAAKSAAQRDELLQEPGFGTVFTDHMVDICWSAKGGWHRPRVQPYGPIPLDPAAAVLHYGQEIFEGIKAYRHADGSIWTFRPEKNAERLRRSARRMALPELPTEYFLQSLRELIAVDGAWAPSGADQSLYLRPFEFAKEAFLGVRPAQKVAYYLIASPAGSYFKGGVKPVRIWLSETYARAGKGGTGAAKTGGNYASSLLPQAEAYEKGCDQVVFLDQDGNVEELGGMNVVFVYRDGTVVTPQSDSILEGITRDSILQLAEDRGHKVERRAVSLQEWRDGVASGDIVEVFACGTAAVVTPIGSLVTADFEDVQPQGELALSLREELTDIQYGRREDKHGWLVRLDA, from the coding sequence ATGACACCGACCGAAACCGAACTCGCTCCGCTCGAGTTCTCCGTGACCCGCAACCTCGCCGCGAAGTCCGCAGCGCAGCGCGATGAACTTCTCCAGGAGCCGGGCTTCGGCACCGTCTTCACCGATCACATGGTCGACATCTGCTGGTCGGCCAAGGGCGGCTGGCATCGTCCGCGGGTCCAGCCGTACGGGCCGATCCCGCTGGACCCCGCCGCGGCGGTGCTGCATTACGGTCAGGAGATCTTCGAGGGCATCAAGGCCTATCGTCACGCGGACGGCTCGATCTGGACCTTCCGCCCGGAGAAGAACGCCGAGCGTCTTCGTCGCAGCGCACGCCGGATGGCGCTTCCGGAGCTGCCGACCGAGTACTTCCTGCAGTCGCTGCGCGAGCTGATCGCGGTCGACGGGGCCTGGGCGCCGTCGGGTGCGGATCAGAGTCTGTACCTGCGTCCGTTCGAGTTCGCCAAGGAGGCGTTCCTGGGTGTGCGTCCGGCGCAGAAGGTGGCGTACTACCTGATCGCCAGCCCGGCGGGTTCGTACTTCAAGGGCGGCGTCAAGCCGGTGCGCATCTGGCTGTCGGAGACGTACGCCCGCGCCGGCAAGGGCGGGACGGGTGCTGCCAAGACCGGCGGCAACTACGCCTCCAGCCTTCTGCCGCAGGCCGAGGCGTACGAGAAGGGCTGCGACCAGGTCGTGTTCCTCGACCAGGACGGCAATGTCGAAGAGCTCGGCGGCATGAACGTCGTCTTCGTCTACAGGGACGGCACCGTTGTGACCCCGCAGTCCGACAGCATCCTCGAGGGGATCACGCGCGACTCGATCCTGCAGCTCGCCGAGGATCGCGGCCACAAGGTCGAGCGTCGTGCCGTGTCGCTGCAGGAGTGGCGCGACGGCGTCGCCTCCGGCGACATCGTCGAGGTGTTCGCATGCGGCACCGCCGCGGTAGTGACACCCATCGGCTCGCTCGTCACCGCCGACTTCGAGGATGTCCAGCCCCAGGGCGAGCTCGCGCTGTCGCTGCGCGAAGAACTCACCGACATCCAGTACGGCCGCCGTGAGGACAAGCACGGCTGGCTGGTCCGATTGGACGCCTGA
- a CDS encoding fumarylacetoacetate hydrolase family protein, giving the protein MKIARFSHNDAIRYGILDGGELVVLAGDPIFAGYETTGERVPLADAALLAPVIPRSKVVCVGKNYHDHAKEMGGEAPEEPLLFLKPNTSVIGPGDTIVRPVALSSQTDFEGELAVVIGRIAKNVPADRAHEYVFGYTVANDVTARDLQRRDGQWTRGKGFDTFCPLGPVIETEFDADAAVIETRVNGEVRQQAPLTDMIHSVADIIAYASAVFTLLPGDVILTGTPAGVGPFEAGDTIEIEVAGIGVLRNQARDAAPAA; this is encoded by the coding sequence GTGAAGATCGCTCGGTTCAGCCACAACGACGCCATCCGCTACGGCATCCTCGACGGGGGTGAGCTCGTCGTCCTGGCCGGTGACCCGATTTTCGCGGGGTACGAGACCACCGGCGAGCGTGTTCCGCTCGCGGACGCCGCTCTGCTCGCTCCGGTCATCCCGCGCTCGAAGGTCGTCTGCGTGGGCAAGAACTACCACGACCACGCCAAGGAGATGGGCGGCGAGGCACCGGAGGAGCCGTTGCTGTTCCTCAAGCCGAACACATCGGTGATCGGCCCTGGCGACACGATCGTCCGCCCGGTCGCGCTGTCGTCGCAGACCGACTTCGAGGGCGAGCTCGCGGTCGTCATCGGACGGATCGCGAAGAACGTCCCCGCCGATCGTGCGCACGAGTACGTCTTCGGCTACACCGTCGCCAACGACGTCACGGCGCGCGATCTGCAGCGCCGAGACGGTCAGTGGACTCGCGGCAAGGGCTTCGACACGTTCTGCCCGCTGGGTCCCGTGATCGAGACGGAGTTCGACGCGGATGCCGCGGTCATCGAGACCCGAGTCAATGGCGAAGTGCGCCAGCAGGCGCCCTTGACCGACATGATCCACTCGGTCGCCGACATCATCGCGTACGCCTCCGCCGTGTTCACCCTCCTTCCCGGTGATGTCATCCTCACGGGCACGCCCGCAGGTGTCGGACCGTTCGAGGCGGGCGACACGATCGAGATCGAGGTCGCGGGCATCGGCGTGCTGCGCAACCAGGCGCGCGACGCCGCACCCGCGGCATGA
- a CDS encoding MFS transporter has product MTLLTAAEQAAVQRRTVLILSAGQVLGGIAFGATVSLGALLAADISGDDALSGLATAFVTLGAALCAIPLARLAGRVGRRRALSLGNLFALVGIGIVILAAALRIFPLLLGGILLIGAGNAGNLQSRFAATDLAAPQHRGRDLSIVVWATTIGGVAGPLLLGPGEVVGQAIGMPPQTGSYLFSLIAQTAALVLYLVALRPDPLLAAQRLRTDAAATASAAQILDRPKVARYAIFAIAGSHVVMASVMAMTPIHLSHMAHASHGGHATSADVSLLVGVTIALHVAGMYALSPVFGILADRWGRLRVVLLGQALLAASLVFAIFTNDQAWGVMTALILLGLGWSAATVAGAALLTEASAPELRTRRQGRSDSLMSLSAAAGAVLAGIVLSNFQYAGLGVAAFALVIAITALAPLGRMPRSDVLR; this is encoded by the coding sequence ATGACGCTGCTGACGGCGGCCGAGCAGGCGGCCGTCCAGCGCCGCACCGTCCTGATCCTGTCGGCCGGTCAGGTCCTCGGCGGCATCGCCTTCGGCGCAACGGTTTCGCTCGGCGCACTGCTCGCCGCGGACATCTCGGGCGATGACGCGCTGTCCGGCCTCGCCACGGCCTTCGTCACCCTGGGTGCTGCGCTGTGCGCGATCCCGCTCGCACGGCTGGCCGGACGCGTGGGACGCCGGCGCGCGCTGAGCCTCGGCAACCTGTTCGCGCTGGTCGGAATCGGGATCGTGATCCTCGCCGCCGCACTGCGGATCTTCCCGCTGCTGCTCGGCGGCATCCTGCTGATCGGTGCGGGCAACGCGGGCAACCTGCAGTCGCGATTCGCGGCCACCGACCTGGCCGCGCCGCAGCACCGCGGCAGGGACCTCTCGATCGTGGTGTGGGCCACGACGATCGGCGGTGTCGCCGGACCCCTGCTGCTCGGGCCGGGTGAGGTCGTCGGCCAGGCGATCGGGATGCCGCCGCAGACGGGGTCGTACCTGTTCTCGCTCATCGCCCAGACCGCCGCGCTCGTGCTGTACCTGGTGGCGCTGCGCCCTGATCCGCTGCTCGCGGCGCAACGACTCAGGACGGATGCCGCAGCCACCGCGTCCGCGGCGCAGATCCTGGATCGCCCCAAGGTCGCGCGATACGCGATCTTCGCGATCGCCGGATCGCACGTCGTCATGGCGTCGGTCATGGCGATGACTCCGATCCACCTGTCGCACATGGCGCACGCATCGCACGGCGGACACGCGACGAGCGCGGACGTCTCGCTGCTGGTCGGCGTGACCATCGCACTGCACGTCGCCGGCATGTACGCGCTCTCCCCGGTGTTCGGCATCCTCGCCGACCGCTGGGGCAGGCTCAGGGTCGTGCTCCTCGGACAGGCGCTGCTCGCGGCATCCCTGGTCTTCGCCATCTTCACCAATGATCAGGCCTGGGGCGTCATGACGGCCCTGATCCTGCTGGGACTCGGATGGAGCGCCGCGACGGTCGCCGGTGCCGCCCTGCTCACCGAAGCGTCGGCGCCGGAGCTGCGCACGCGCAGACAGGGCCGCAGCGACTCGCTGATGAGCCTGTCCGCCGCGGCCGGCGCGGTGCTGGCCGGAATCGTCCTGTCGAACTTCCAGTACGCGGGACTCGGCGTCGCCGCGTTCGCGCTCGTCATCGCCATCACGGCGCTGGCTCCGCTCGGGCGGATGCCGCGCAGCGACGTCCTCCGATGA
- a CDS encoding class I SAM-dependent methyltransferase, whose product MKDWGGTGEAFAASYAQLCLGTADALIAALGTPDGRSVLDVGAGTGALAARFAGEGWAAAGCEPEPSMRAVAEREHPGIPVRDGALPDLPFRDAAFDAVTANFVLNHVADPRRSAAELSRVSADVLAATIWSRSPSWFWLEVCEDAALVPAEGARLPADKDFERTASGFAAMLTDAGWRDVRVEERAWTWHASPDALWASAEGGVASAGAFYTALASTDRARFRAGFDAVCERRIVGGAIPLEHVAAIAVGRRHPSS is encoded by the coding sequence ATGAAGGACTGGGGCGGAACAGGCGAGGCCTTCGCCGCGTCCTACGCCCAGCTCTGCCTCGGAACGGCCGATGCCCTGATCGCCGCACTCGGCACGCCCGACGGACGGTCGGTGCTCGACGTCGGCGCCGGCACCGGTGCTCTGGCGGCGCGGTTCGCCGGGGAGGGGTGGGCCGCCGCAGGCTGCGAACCGGAACCATCGATGCGCGCCGTGGCCGAGCGCGAGCACCCCGGCATCCCCGTCCGCGACGGAGCTCTGCCGGACCTGCCCTTCCGGGACGCCGCTTTCGATGCGGTGACGGCCAACTTCGTCCTGAATCACGTCGCGGACCCGCGGCGGTCGGCGGCGGAGCTGTCGCGGGTGAGTGCCGACGTGCTGGCGGCGACGATCTGGAGCCGTTCGCCGTCCTGGTTCTGGCTCGAGGTCTGCGAGGACGCCGCTCTGGTACCGGCCGAGGGGGCGCGGCTGCCCGCCGACAAGGACTTCGAGCGCACGGCTTCGGGCTTCGCCGCGATGCTGACGGATGCCGGGTGGCGCGATGTCCGCGTGGAGGAGCGGGCGTGGACGTGGCACGCGTCCCCTGACGCCCTGTGGGCATCGGCTGAGGGCGGGGTCGCGTCCGCGGGGGCCTTCTACACCGCACTCGCCTCGACCGATCGTGCGCGATTCCGCGCGGGCTTCGATGCCGTCTGCGAGCGGCGCATCGTCGGAGGGGCGATCCCGCTCGAACATGTCGCCGCGATCGCCGTGGGGCGGCGTCACCCGTCGTCCTAA
- a CDS encoding class I SAM-dependent DNA methyltransferase → MSDDAARDDAVPSDKWTKAHADRYDVEGDPMFDPELLAVTTAFLAERAGDGRALEFAIGTGRVAIPLQARGVDVTGIEYAEPMAERLREKSSTIPVVIGDMATTKVEGEFSLVYLVFNTIENLYTQDAQVECFRNAARHLVPGGRFVVEVEVPAVRRMPPGNDAAVFDVTAEHVGLDTYDFVTQRATSHHYVRQDDGRYEYGPHHFRYVWPSELDLMARIAGLRLESRHADWIGSPFTSESDSHVSVWRKDAGD, encoded by the coding sequence ATGAGCGATGACGCAGCGCGGGACGATGCGGTTCCGAGCGACAAGTGGACGAAGGCCCACGCCGACCGCTACGACGTCGAGGGCGACCCGATGTTCGATCCTGAGCTGCTGGCGGTCACGACAGCTTTCCTCGCCGAACGCGCGGGGGATGGCCGAGCTCTGGAGTTCGCGATCGGAACCGGGCGCGTCGCGATCCCGTTGCAGGCGCGTGGGGTCGACGTCACGGGAATCGAGTACGCCGAGCCGATGGCCGAGCGTCTGCGCGAGAAGTCGAGCACCATTCCCGTCGTCATCGGCGACATGGCCACCACGAAGGTCGAGGGCGAGTTCTCGCTCGTCTATCTCGTGTTCAACACGATCGAGAACCTGTACACCCAGGATGCTCAGGTCGAGTGCTTCCGCAACGCCGCGAGGCATCTGGTGCCGGGCGGACGGTTCGTCGTCGAGGTCGAGGTCCCGGCCGTGCGACGCATGCCGCCGGGGAACGACGCCGCCGTCTTCGACGTCACCGCCGAGCACGTCGGACTCGACACCTACGACTTCGTCACGCAGCGGGCGACATCGCATCACTACGTCCGGCAGGACGACGGACGATACGAGTACGGACCGCACCACTTCCGATACGTGTGGCCGTCCGAACTCGATCTGATGGCGCGGATCGCAGGGCTGCGGCTGGAGTCCAGGCACGCGGACTGGATCGGGTCGCCCTTCACCTCCGAGAGCGACTCGCACGTGTCGGTCTGGCGCAAGGACGCCGGCGACTGA
- the gltX gene encoding glutamate--tRNA ligase, with the protein MATPHPLTTTASGADVRVRFCPSPTGLPHVGMVRTALYNWAYARHNGGKLVFRIEDTDAARDSEESFRQLVDALTWLKIDWDEGVEVGGPHAPYRQSERHDIYRGVIEKLIATGALYESYSTAEEIDARNEANGRAKQLGYDNFDRDLSEEQKAAFRAEGRLPALRLRVPDEDLTYVDLIRGEVTFPAGSFPDFVVVRPNGVPLYTFVNPVDDALMGITHVLRGEDLMPSTARQLSLYAALIEAGVTTFVPRFAHMPLVLGETGNKKLSKRDPQADLFLHRERGFIHEGLLNYLALLGWSIGPDRDVFSLDEFIAAFDIENVNPNPARFDQKKAESINGDHIRMLAEKDFAERIVPYLAAAGLFDEPTHEQLVLAFRAAPLVQERVQLLGDVPGMLGFLFTDEVSYDADALKGLPANAAEVLDACVAALEPITDFAPQAIQDALAQALVEDLGLKPRVAYGPPRVAITGRRVSPPLFESMELLGKQATLARLRGLSQILAE; encoded by the coding sequence ATGGCTACTCCGCATCCTCTCACCACGACCGCCAGTGGTGCCGACGTCCGTGTCCGCTTCTGCCCTTCTCCGACGGGCCTGCCGCACGTCGGCATGGTGCGCACGGCGCTGTACAACTGGGCGTATGCCCGCCACAACGGCGGCAAGCTCGTGTTCCGCATCGAGGACACCGATGCCGCGCGTGACAGCGAGGAGAGCTTCCGGCAGCTCGTCGACGCGCTGACGTGGTTGAAGATCGACTGGGATGAGGGCGTCGAGGTCGGCGGCCCGCACGCGCCGTACCGTCAGTCCGAACGCCACGACATCTACCGCGGCGTGATCGAGAAGCTGATCGCCACAGGCGCGCTCTACGAGAGCTACTCCACGGCGGAGGAGATCGACGCCCGCAACGAGGCCAACGGTCGCGCGAAGCAGCTCGGCTACGACAACTTCGACCGTGACCTCTCCGAGGAGCAGAAGGCCGCGTTCCGCGCCGAGGGCCGCCTGCCCGCTCTGCGTCTGCGCGTGCCGGACGAGGACCTCACCTATGTCGACCTCATCCGCGGTGAGGTGACGTTCCCGGCCGGTTCGTTCCCCGATTTCGTCGTGGTCCGGCCGAACGGCGTTCCGCTGTACACGTTTGTGAATCCCGTCGACGATGCGCTGATGGGTATCACCCACGTCCTGCGCGGCGAGGACCTCATGCCCTCGACCGCTCGGCAGCTGTCGTTGTACGCGGCGCTCATCGAGGCCGGCGTCACGACGTTCGTGCCGCGTTTCGCGCACATGCCGCTCGTGCTGGGGGAAACCGGCAACAAGAAGCTCTCCAAGCGCGATCCGCAGGCCGACCTGTTCCTGCACCGTGAGCGCGGATTCATCCACGAAGGCCTGTTGAACTACCTGGCGCTGCTGGGCTGGTCGATCGGCCCGGATCGCGATGTCTTCTCGCTGGACGAGTTCATCGCGGCGTTCGACATCGAGAACGTCAACCCGAACCCGGCCCGCTTCGACCAGAAGAAGGCCGAATCGATCAACGGCGACCACATCCGGATGCTGGCGGAGAAGGACTTCGCCGAGCGGATCGTCCCGTACCTCGCCGCCGCGGGCCTGTTCGACGAGCCCACCCACGAGCAGCTGGTCCTCGCGTTCCGTGCGGCTCCGCTCGTGCAGGAGCGCGTGCAGCTGCTGGGCGATGTCCCCGGCATGCTCGGGTTCCTGTTCACCGACGAGGTCTCCTACGACGCCGACGCGCTGAAGGGTCTGCCGGCGAACGCCGCCGAGGTGCTGGATGCCTGCGTCGCCGCCCTCGAGCCGATCACGGACTTCGCACCGCAGGCGATCCAGGACGCCCTCGCCCAGGCGCTGGTGGAAGACCTCGGGCTCAAGCCCCGCGTGGCATACGGTCCGCCGCGTGTCGCGATCACCGGGCGCCGCGTGTCGCCGCCGCTGTTCGAATCGATGGAGCTGCTCGGCAAGCAGGCGACGCTCGCGCGCCTGCGGGGGCTGTCGCAGATCCTCGCCGAGTGA
- a CDS encoding VOC family protein, with protein sequence MGIALENVGITVRDLDEAISFFTDLGLSVLGTDTVSGEWADTAVGLDGNHARIAVLQTPDGNGRIELFEYIHPEALETDPTPPNRIGMHRVAFSVDDIDAALAVAARHGCLPLRGVATYEDVYKLTYLRGPSGILVMLAQDLRRS encoded by the coding sequence ATGGGCATCGCACTGGAGAACGTCGGCATCACCGTCCGCGACCTCGACGAGGCGATCTCGTTCTTCACCGATCTCGGACTCAGCGTCCTCGGGACCGACACCGTGAGCGGTGAATGGGCTGACACCGCCGTCGGCCTCGACGGCAACCACGCCAGGATCGCAGTGCTGCAGACTCCGGACGGCAACGGCCGCATCGAGCTGTTCGAGTACATCCATCCGGAGGCGCTCGAGACGGACCCGACGCCGCCGAACCGGATCGGCATGCACCGCGTCGCATTCTCGGTCGACGACATCGACGCGGCTCTCGCTGTCGCGGCGCGACACGGATGCCTCCCGCTGCGCGGTGTCGCGACCTACGAGGACGTCTACAAACTGACGTATCTGCGCGGCCCCAGCGGCATCCTCGTGATGCTCGCGCAGGATCTCCGCCGGAGCTGA
- a CDS encoding cold-shock protein: MATGTVKWFNSDKGYGFIAPDDGSADLFAHFSAIAGSGHRNLEEAQKVEFDTEQGPKGPQATNIRAL, from the coding sequence ATGGCCACTGGCACTGTCAAATGGTTCAACTCCGACAAGGGCTACGGCTTCATCGCGCCCGATGACGGCTCCGCCGACCTGTTCGCGCACTTCAGCGCGATCGCAGGCAGCGGACACCGCAACCTCGAAGAAGCGCAGAAGGTCGAGTTCGACACGGAGCAGGGCCCCAAGGGCCCCCAGGCGACGAACATCCGCGCCCTCTGA